The Rhinolophus ferrumequinum isolate MPI-CBG mRhiFer1 chromosome 6, mRhiFer1_v1.p, whole genome shotgun sequence genome has a window encoding:
- the LOC117023498 gene encoding chymase-like — MLLKLKEKANLTLAVGTLPLPPHFSFIPPGRMCRVAGWGITEVEKLGSKTLQEVKLRLMDPQACRHFNTFDHNLQLCVGNPKKTKSVFKGDSGGPLVCAGVAQGIVSYKQNEEPPSVFTRLSHYQPWINEVLKKN, encoded by the exons ATGTTACTAAAG TTGAAGGAGAAAGCCAACCTGACCCTGGCTGTGGGGACGCTCCCCCTTCCACCTCACTTCAGCTTCATCCCACCAGGGAGAATGTGCCGGGTGGCTGGCTGGGGAATAACGGAAGTGGAGAAATTGGGCTCCAAGACTCTGCAAGAGGTGAAGCTGAGACTCATGGATCCCCAGGCCTGTAGACACTTCAACACTTTTGACCACAATCTCCAGCTGTGTGTGGGGAATCCTAAGAAGACAAAATCTGTATTTAAG GGAGACTCGGGGGGCCCTCTTGTGTGTGCTGGGGTGGCCCAGGGCATTGTCTCCTACAAACAGAATGAAGAACCCCCTTCTGTCTTCACCCGGCTCTCCCATTACCAGCCCTGGATCAATGAGGTCCTAAAAAAGAATTAG